The following DNA comes from Chitinophaga nivalis.
TGTCCGGAATACTATCTGACCGGTTGCGAAATGGAAATTTTCACCCGGCAGGCAGCGCAGATAGCACATACCCTGCAACAACGGGCCGGCAACTTTGATGTGGTGGAACTGGGGGCAGGTGATGCCACCAAATCCATACACTTATTAAGACAGTTGCTATCTAACGGAGTAGACTATACGTATTTTCCGATAGATATTTCCGCGAATGTAATTAACCAATTGCAAATAAATTTACCAGCGGCATTGCCGCAACTCAGGATTCAAGGCCTCAACGGTGAATATTTCCAGATGCTGCAGCAGGCAGCCGAACATACCAGCCGGAAAAAAGTATTGCTGTTTATGGGCAGTAATATCGGCAACTTTACCACGGAAGCAGCCCGTGGTTTCTGCCAGCAGCTGCATCAGTATATGCAACCGGGCGATCTGCTGATGATTGGCTTTGACCTGAAAAAACATCCGCAGGTGATACTGGATGCCTACAACGATGCCGCCGGTATTACACGCGCGTTTAACCTGAATCTGCTGCACCGCATCAACCACGAACTGAATGCCGATTTTGATGTACAGCAGTTCATGCATTACCCCACCTATGATCCGGGCACAGGTACCTGCAGCAGTTACCTGATCAGCCTCACCACACAGCAGGTACACATCGGAGAAGACGTATGTATTGACTTTGCTGCTAATGAAGCATTGCATATGGAGATCTCCCAGAAATATACCCTGGAGGAAATTACTGCCCTGGCAAGGCAAACGGGCTTTACACCTGTGACCCATTTTGCAGATCACAAAAAATGGTTTGTGGATGTATTATGGGAACGTAGTTAATCCCAGGCATGCAACAAACGACGCAATACAATAATCTCACCGGTATGATAGCTGGTATGGTCGGCCAATAATACGGCTTCCCGGAATAAATGCTGCCCGCTGCCGTGCGGGAATGGCTGAAACAGGGCTGCATCGGGTGCTTCCAGCAACGCCACAAAGGCATGTACATCTTCTTTTATCTGCCGGATACTTTTTTTCCAGGCCGCCTCATTGGCGGGTGCTGTTTCCTCCGGCCAATAGCCCGCCGGCCATGGGGGCGACACATGCTGCGGATTGCGGGAAAACTCCAGTATATCCCATTGAGAGATGCGGATATGCTCTACCAGCTGCCAGATACTGTAAGGCAATCCATCCGGGATTTTCCCGCTTAAAGCAAGGGGCAAATCCTTTACCGCATCCGCAAAAGTAATATGGGCATGGGCGTTGAGCAATAGCTCCTTCAACGTATGTACAACAGCTGTCTGATCTTTCATCGCAGTAATTTTAAATTATTAAAGTAATTTCGCGGCCTAGTTCAAGCTAAACAAGCACACTGATTTTTTGTTTTAAACAGCAGATAAGTAAATGAAGATCCTGCTCACAGGAGCTGGCGGATATATTGCACAACGACTACTACCTGTTTTACTGGAAAATGGACATGAAGTTATTTGCTGTGTACGGGACAGCTGCAGATTCGATGCCAACAAATACCCATCTTATCCGTTACAGGTCATCACGGTTGATTTCATGGATCCCGCTTCGCTCCGGCATATACCGGCAGATATTGATGCAGCCTATTATCTCGTACATCCGGGGCCTGCTGCGGCCAGTGAGGTAGCCATCACGGCGGCCCGTCATTTCCGTACAAGGCTGGAACAAACCCGGGTACAACACGTCATCTGCTTATCTGACACTGCCTCCGACATACATCTGATTCCCTCCGTTGCACCGCCAGGGGTTGACGCTATATTAGCCGAAGCTGCCTTTCCTACCACTATTTTAAAAGCGGATATCATTATCGGCGCCGGCAGCGCCACCTTTCATATCCTGTATGACTGGGTCAGGAAAAGCCCCGTTATCTCCGGCGCCCAATGGCTGCATAACACCTGTCAACCGATTGCGCTCCGCGATGTGATCCATTATCTTCTTCATACGTTATCATTACCTCCTGTCAGTCACCGGCAATTGGAGATAACAGGTCCGGATACCTTTACCTGGCGGCAAATACTACAACGTTTAGCCGTGATCTGTCAGGTAAATTGCCCGATTTTTCCACTGCCGGCCGCCTGGCCGCAGCTGGCAGCATTAAAGCTGGCAGTACTGACAGCACCCGCTTTACCGCATACACAACACCTGATAAAAAAGATGTGGGCTGACACAGTTTTACCGCGAACAAATTCATTAGCTACACTGTTACCTTTACAACAGCTTTCTTTTGATACTGCTGTGCATCACGCGTTACAGGAAATATTCCGGGATGAAGTACTGTCGAGCTGGAGAGATACAAAATCCGGTTATACCCCGGAGAAAGGCATTATGCATTATCAGCAGGTACCTGTTACCGGTTGTTATAAAGATATCCGGAAAAAACGGGTCAACGCTCCTACACAGGCACTGAAAAAAATCTGGGAGATAGGTGGTTCTCATGGCTGGTATTACGCAAACTGGTTGTGGTCTATACGCGGACTGCTGGATAAACTGGCAGGAGGCGCCGGTAAACAGCGCGGCAGAACCAGTAGCACCCGGCTCGCAACAGGCCAGGCACTTGACTTCTGGAGAGTTGTGACTGCTGATAAAGCCAATAAAAAATTACTGCTGTATGCAGAAATGAAAGTGCCGGGAGAAGCCTGGTTATCCTTTGAAATAATTGATCAGGAATTAATACAAACTGCCACATTCAAACCACATGGCATCACTGGAAAACTTTACTGGTATGCTATGTTACCGTTTCATGCTTTTATTTTCCCTGGCATGATCCGTTATATAACAAGTGAGAATTAAGTTATCATTTCATGATGCAGCATCTCATTTACGTTTCATTAACATAAACTTTGAAAATAATCATTTCCTTTACCACAAAGAATCTTATCGAAAAAATTTTCTTTTAAAATTTTGATCGTGTTTAGTTTGGATTAACAGAAGCCAATTACAGAAATTATAGAATTGTGTTTATTCACCATTCCTTATGATAAGACCTCTAGCTACTATCACTATTCTATTCTGTTGTTGCTGTTCTGTATTATTTGCGCAAAGGAAAATAAGCGGAACGGTATACGACAAAGCTACCCGGCAACCACTCGCAGGCGCCAGTATTCTACTGTTTACTAAAGAAACATCTATTCTTAAAGCACAGACATTATCTGATGAAAAAGGTCATTTCGAATTATTAAATCCTCCTGTCGGCAATTACAAGTTTATCATCAGTTTTCTCGGTTATGAAGCCAACATCGATGAAATTACTTTTTATCAGAAAAAAGGTGTTTTCATTTTTAACAATGTGCAGTTGGCGCGTAACAGTATTAAATTGTCCAGTATAGATATTAAAGTGAGTAAGCCGCTTTTTGCCATCCGGAAAGATACGATCGAGTTTGATGTCAGCCAGATTAAAACAGTGGAGAATGCATCACTCAAAAATCTGATGCAAAAAATCCCCGGACTAACCATTGGTGGAGACGGGACCTACTACTTCCAGGGCAAACCGATACGGGATCTCTATATAGATGGCAGGGCTGCGTTCCGGCAAACAGCCAACGGCTCCGCTGATCCCAGAAAAATTGCGGAAATATTCCTGGCCAACATGGTGGAAAAAATACAGGTGGCCGACAAAAAAAGTCTCGATGGTATTTCTGATCCCGGTAGCAGTGAAAAAGTACTGAACATCATCATCAAAAAAGAAATGAAAAAAGGGATCAACGGTACGGTTACTGCCGGACTGGGGACCAACAGAAGAGTCACCGGCTCCGGCAATGTAAATATGCTACGCGACAACAAACAGATCTACCTGATGGGAAATGCCAATAACATCAATACCAATACCAGCTTCGCCGCCAGCGATGAATCACAGAACCTGATCGGCCGGCTGCCGGGTATCAATAAAAACATCAATGGCAGCACCAGTATCGGCATGGACATCAGTAAAAAAACAAAAATGAATTTCAATTTTTCACGGGAACAATCCAGGGCGGTCACGGATGACGCTACGGAACGTGAAAACATTCTGCAGGACAGCAGTTTCCGTTATAATAACCGGACCCGGAAAACAGCGGAAAGCATTACTACCTCCGGCGCCTTTTTCCTGGACGCCCAACCTGATATCCAGAATAAAATCAGCATCGGTGTATTCTCCAGTCTGATGGACCGCGATGATCATTCGTTTAACAACTACCGCACCTCCGGAAAAAACAATGACCTGATCAACAGCGGTGCGACGCTCAACACGGAGAAAAGTACCACGCGCAAACTTGCCATCACCTCCCAATACACCCATGCCTTTTTAAAACAAGGCAGGTCCCTCGTAGCTACCGTCAATTATGAGGTCACCAATCAGGACGGCACCCAGGTAAACCATACCCTCAACAACAATTTTCAAAAACGTGCCGACACCATTAATCAACAGATTCAGCCCGTTGAAAAAAAGCAACTGCTTTCGGCCAGCCTGTCCTTTACAGAACCGATCAACAAGTACCTGACCCTGAATGCAGCCTATAAAATGCAAAATGCTGTAGGAGAGAATAACCAGCGAACGTATGATTTTGATTACAGCGCCAAAGCATACCGCCGCTTCAACGACTCACTCACCTATCACTTTAAAAACACGATGCTCACCCAGTCCTGGAAAATATCTTTACAATATAATCAGGGAAAAATACAAAGCATGCTTGGACTGGCCCTCAATACAAACAACTCCGATAGCCGCAACTATACTACCAGCAAATATTTCAGGCAACCTGTCCAATACTTTTCACCGAACTTTCTGCTGCTTTACAGAATCAATCATTACAAATCATTACAACTGAATTACAGCAATGAAACCACGCCTCCTACCATCACCCAGCTGATGCCGGTGAATAGCGTCAGTAACCCGCTCTATATTGAGCTGGGTAACCCTGATCTGAAACCCAGTGTTACCAACCGGGCATCGCTGGAATACAGCTCTCTGGATATAAAAGGTTTAAACTTTACCGCCCGGCTGGATGCGGCTTTAAGTGATAATGCCGTAGCAATGGCGATTCAATCAGATAAAAGCGGCAAACAAGTCAGTATACCCGTTAACGTGGATGGCCTGTACAGCTTTACCCACACCATTACCATGGGTACCCGGCTGAAGAAAAGCGGTATTACCCTCAACTATCAATTCCTCGCCGGTACCCACAATGATATTTCTTATGTCAACAGTACCAAAAATACCAGTACCATCTATGACCTGGGACAATACCTCGCCGCTTCCATTATGTATAAAAATCTATTGGAAATAGGCGCTGTAAGCCTGATCAAATATACCGGCACCCGGTATTCGCTGCAGCAAAATATTTATCGCGACTTCCTGCAATACACTTTTTCGCTCAACATCAATAGTTATCTGCCCTGGAATATCAACGTTGGTGTATCCAATAATTACTATAGCAATACCGGGGCCCAGCAGCACTTTCTGCTCACCAACGGCTGGATTTCCAAAACCATGCTACCGAAAAAGAATCTATCGGCAAAACTCTATCTGTATGACATCTTTAAAGAAAACAAAAACATTACCACTTCCTTCGCAGAAACTTACATAGAAACATCGACGTCCAACATGCTATCGCAGTATCTGATGTTTAGCCTTACTTACTACTTCGGAAAAAAAGCTGCCAGCAAATAATATTCCATCGCTCCCTTGCCACCCGACAGATTTTATTCTTTTCCCTCTCTCCCCTCTCTTACAATAACCACCACAGATGACCACTTGCAATTGTCTTCAGGCCTAATTGTCCTGCAGCGTGAAACGCGTTTAACTGTGTCTCAGCAGCTTCATAAGTCAGGTCATTCAATACCGCAAATTCTTTTGTTGTCAGCGTAGGATAATAGCTAAACACACCCAGGTCTCTGGCATAGGTACGTGCCTGTGCATCCGGTATCATTTTCAGCAATGCCGTAGTAAATACAGCATAAGGTTTGGCGCCGTATACCAGGGTAGACTCGCCTGCTCCGCTGATAAAGAAAACAGAAGGGAAACCCCGTACGCCCATTTGTTTTCCTAATTGCAGATCTGCTTCAAACAAGGATGGGGCATACTGCTCAAAGTCCTGTTGCAATTGCGTGGTATCCAATCCGGCATAGGCAGCAGCTGCCAGTACTGGTTCCGGGCGGGTAATGTTTTGTTTGTCCATAAACAGCATTTCCCGCATACGACGCAGAAAAATAATGGCCTTGTGTTGATCCTGCCGCTGGGCCGCCTTAAACCAGATGGAAGGAGGATAAGAGGAAGGCAAAGGATCTTCCAGCCACACATTGCCATCGATCGGCATCTGATAATGCTGACTCACTTCATCCCAATGATGTGCTACATCTGCCGGGCCGCTGATACCACCGGACTGGTATACATCCCAGGAAGGCAGCAAACCGCCCATATGGTAATTGATGTCCAATAAATGGCCATACTCCAGTTTGAGCTTCCGCCACTGCGGTTCTATGCCCCAGCAGGTAGAACAGATAGGATCTGTAAAATAAATCAGTTTCACAGGTTTATCAACGGACTGCATATCAGCCGTAACGGTGGTTGCCTGTATAGGGGCGCCCGGAATTTCACATACGCCGGTAGCCGGGTCGCAGAATAAAGGTGTTTGCATCACTGGATATTTAAGGTCGTAAAGATAAAGTTCTTACCATGAAAAAGCCGGCAATGTTGCCGGCTTTTTCATGGTAAGAACTTATATATAGTTAGTATCAGTTTATCAGTTAGCTGGTTTCTCCAGTAATTTGAAGAACTGATCCAGCTGCGGCAATATCACGATTCTTGTTCTGCGGTTGGCAGCGCGGCCTTCTGCAGAATCGTTGGATGCTACCGGTACAAATTCACTTCTACCTGCAGCAGTCATACGTGCAGCCGGAATATTATACTGGTTCTGCAGGATGCGTACTACAGAAGTAGCTCTTTTCACACTCAGGTCCCAGTTGTCCAGCAATACATTCGGACGGTAAGGCACATTATCTGTGTGGCCTTCTACCATGAATTCAATATCCGGTTGGTTGATCAGCACTTTGGCCACTTTACCCAACACTTCCTTAGCACGTTCGTTGATATCGTAGCTACCGCTTTTGAACAACAGTTTATCAGAGATATCAATATATACGACTCCTTTTTCTACTTTAATATTGATGTCTTTATCATCCATATTACCTACTGCACCTTTCAGGTTCATTACCAGCTGCATGTTCAGGGAATCCTTACGGGCAATGGCAGATTGGAGATCTTTGATATAGGCATCTTTGGCGCCGATATTATCCAGCGATTTTTTGATACTTTCTGCCTGTGAGCCGGAGATAACCGACAGCTCTTTCAGGTGTTCCAGCATCTGGGAATTATTGGTTTTCAATTGTGCCTGCTGCTCCTGCAGGTTTTCTACCTTATCCTTATAGGAAGCTGCTGCCCTTGCCGCATCTTCTTCACATTTTTTCAATTGTCCGGATGCAGTTCTGTACAGACTGTCCAGGTGCGCATTACGTGCTTCAGACTCTCTCAGTTTACGGGGAGCAGAGCAGGACGCAAAAATAGTGACTAAAGCTACGGGCAAGGCTAATCGTTCTATTCTCATAAAATATATATTTAAATAATCTAACAAGTATCTATATATGAAGTTATCGGAATACAATGGAAGCGCAACTTCACCGCAAATAACAGGCCGAAGCATATTAAAATTAGTCTTAAAATGGCGAATAAATATTATAATGCTGTTAAAATTTTCCTATCTCTATAAAAACGCCTGATTATTCCTAAAAAAAAGTTAATGTTTTACAATAACTAAGTAACTTGGGCGGGCGCGCATATGCTTATATCTATTTTCCATTAATTGCTGAAATGTATGAGAAAGGTGGTTTCTTCGGGTCAACCAACAATAAAGGAAATTGCAAAAAGGCTGAACATCTCTGTATCTACTGTATCACGGGCGTTACATGATCATCATAGTATCGGATTAAGAACCAAAGCCAGGGTTCAGCAGTTGGCCGCAGAAATGAATTATGAACGCAATCAGACAGCCATTTATTTCCAGCAGGGAAAAACATTCACCATCGGGATCCTGCTGCCAGAGCTGTCGGAAGCCTTTTTCTCCAGTGCCATCAGTGGCATTGAAGATACGGCCTACAGTAATAACTATACCGTATTGTTAGGTCAGTCGCATGATGATGAAGCCCGTGAAAAACAAATCATACAAAGCATGAAACAACACCGGGTAGATGGTTGTATTGTTTCTCTCGGCAAAAATACCCGCAACTATGAACACTTCGAAATGCTGCAACAGGCACGTATTCCGGTTGTTTTTTTTGATCGGATTCCCGACCTTCCTAACATACATGCTGTTTCCTGCAATCTCGAATCCGGTACCATCCAGGCAGTAGATTTTCTGCTGAAAAAAGGGCACCGGGTCATTGGTATGATTAATGGTCCGGAACAGCTCATGGCCAGCAAAGAACGCGCTACCGGCTACATTAAAGCATTAGGTAAACACAGGCTGAAATACGATCCTGAACTGATCGTAAATGCAGACCTCACGGTCGCTGGTACGGAAAGCGCCATGCAATATCTCCTTTCCCTGAAGAGAAAAGTGACCGCCATCGTTACCTTCAACGACTATGTAGCCATGGATGCGGTACAGTATGCCCTGAAACAAAAACTGGAAATAAATAAAGACATTACTTTTGTATCTTACGCCAACACACCGGTGAGTGGCTACACGGCTTTTCCGCCGGCAGCATCGGTAGAGCAGTTTCCCTATGAACAGGGACAGGCGGCTACGCATATGTTGTTATCATTGCTGAGCGGAGAACGCCCTTTAAATGATTATCAGAATAACAGGATGGAGTCGCGGCTGGTTATTCACAACCGATAGGGATTTCGCCGATAACCATGCCACAGTCTGTACCGTGGCTGGCTATTCGACCTCATTGTTCGCTGTTCTTATACTTGCCTTCTGGCTTAACTATTTTCCACTTAATTGCACTACGATTTTAAAGCAATTTTTTAACATTCCGTTCACGCAAACGCTTGCGTTAACCACGCAAGCGTTTGCGTAACTGCAAAAAAAGCGCACTTTTTCCCTATTTCCTGTATCTTGTCTGCCCACAACCAATTGATATCTCATGTACCAAAAAACGCGATTCCTCTTCGCCTCCCTGACTGTACTATGTTTCACGGGATTATCCCTGTATGCACAAACTTCCGCTCCTGCCCTCAACTACCATGATGCACGTAACTTTCCGGTGATCAATCAGTACCACCAGGAGCCTAATTTCAACCGGTTACCAGCCAGCTACAAGGCTACTGTGCGCCCGGCGGTATGGGCCCTCAGTATGAACAGCGCCGGTATCGCCATCCGCTTCCGCAGCAATGCCACCAACATAACGGCCCGGTGGAAAGTGATGCACAACGCCAACATGGCACACATGACCGCTACCGGCGTCAAAGGACTGGACCTCTATGCACTGGTCAACAACCAATGGCAGTTCGTTAACAGCGGCATTCCGGAAGGCAGCTTCAATTTCCAGCGGACCCTGTTGCAGGACGGCGATCCGGGCTGGCGTGAATACCTGCTCTTTCTGCCCTTGTATGATGGCGTAGATTCCCTTTCCATCGGCATAGAAAACGGTGCGGAAATCACGGCGCCACAACAATTACCGCTATCGGATAAACAACCCATTGTTTATTACGGCAGCAGCATTATACAAGGTGGTTGCGCTTCCCGGCCCGGCATGGCCATTACGAACATCCTCACCAGGCGCCTGCAGCGGCCAGTGATCAATCTCGGGTTCAGTGGCAACGGTATGTTTGAATCGGCCGTAGGAGCAGCCATTTGCGAAACCAAACCTGCCCTGCTGATAATTGACTGCAATCCGAATACAGCTGTAGAACTGATTCACGAAAGAGCGGTTAAACTGGTACAACAGCTTCGCGCCTGCCATCCTACAGTACCGGTACTGCTGGTAGAAAACTACCTGTACACCGGCGGCAACTTCCATAAAGCAGGGAAAGATGCCGACTTGCAAAAGAGAGCGGAACTGCGCAAAGCTTTTGATGACCTGATCAAAGCAGGCGTTAAAAACCTGCATTATCAATCCGGCGATGGCCTGATCGGTGATGACCTGGAAGGAACGATAGACAGTGTACATCCTACCGACATCGGGATGGAACGCTTTGCCACCAAAATCCAACCCATGTTACAACGTTTATTAAAAGCAAAATCATAGCTTTTATTTATATCATTTTATCATCCCGTATTATTTTTTAATTTTTCACGATGAAAAAACACCTGTATCTGCTGAGTATCCTGTTACTCGCTGCCTTGCATAGCATCGCCGCTGCACCGCCAGACAGCATTACCATTCCGGCTATCCCACATGCCTGCAGCTGGATTAACCAGCCGGCATCCTTTAAAATCACCGGCGCCAATGCCTTGTCTATTACCGCTGCCAAAGGCTCAGACTATTACAACTATGCCGGTGGTGGTTACAACATCGCCACCGCTCCCATCCTCGCTTTTACGCCGGATGAGAACTTTGTGCTGACCACCCGTATCAAAGTGGATTTCCACACACAATACGATGGCGGCGCCTTGTACCTCTTTGTTGATTCTTTGCAATGGACCAAGTTCCTGTTTGAGAAAAGCCATGCCGGCAAACTTATCATATGCGCTGGTGTGACCAATATTTTTACAGATGAAAGTAATAACGGGGAAGCACCTACGAACGAAGTGTATTTCAGGCTTGGTAAATCGGGGAAGCTATGTGGACTCTTCTATTCACTGGATGGTAAAAAATGGGAAATGATACGCATGTTCCACTGCGAGCCAAAGGGTCAGCTGCGGATAGGTTTTTCTTCGCAATCGCCGCAGGGAACTTCCTGTACGAGCTATTTCTCTGATATCAAATATACGCCAAAAGCCTTCAAGGATTTCTGGACCGGCGAATAAACACGTACTTTAAAAGACAACGGTTTGGCCCACAGACAGCAGCCATATTTCTTCGCTGTTATCTTCCGGCCAAACCGTTTTTTATTTGCGGCAATACCTGTTGATTTATTTCAGGTGGGCCTCAAAATAATCTGTTATTTTCTGCATCAGGTGTACACGGTCTTTACCCAGTACATTGTGTAAATGTCCCGGATATACGAAGTAGTCTACCTGTACTTCATTATCTACACAAGCCTTGAGGAAATCGATCGAATGCTGCCATACCACTACATCATCATTGGTACCATGAATCAGCATCAGTTTTCCCTGCAGGTTTTTGGTTTGCGTCAGCAGATTAGCCGTTGCATAACCTTCCGGGTTTTCCTGTGGCGTATCCATATAGCGTTCGGTATACATGATTTCATACTTGCTCCAGTCAATCACCGGACCACCGGCTACTGCTGCCTTAAACACGCCCGGATGACGCAACATCAGGGAAGTAGTCATAAAGCCACCATAGCTCCAGCCATGTACGCCCATTTGCTGTTGGTTCACAAAAGGCAGTGTTTTCAGATAAGCCACACCTTGCAGCTGATCATTCATTTCTACAGTACCCAACTGGCGGAAAGTAGCCTGTTCAAAGCCCATTCCGCGGTTAGCACTACCCCGGCCATCCATGGTAAAAATTACATAGCCGTGTTGCGCCATATACTCGTACCACAGGTTGCCGCTGTAAGGGAACGTGTTACGGATCAACTGTACATTGGGACCATTGTACAGGTATACAATCACCGGATAGGTTTTAGCCGCATCAAAGTCAACCGGCAAAATCAATTTGCCATACAAAGGCGTACCATCATCTGCCTTTAATGTTACCTGGCGGATTTCCGGACGCTGGAAGTCTTTCAACGGATCTGCCGCTGTAAGAATGGTTTGTTGCCATTTACCTTTGAGTGCCAGCAGTTGTGCGGCTCCCGGCACAGTACCGGAGCTGTAGGTATCCAGTACATAGGCGCCATCATTGCTCAG
Coding sequences within:
- the egtD gene encoding L-histidine N(alpha)-methyltransferase gives rise to the protein MHTTTVIPTYTASRKRQQHLQAFYHDVVKGLTAPNKYLDAKYFYDAAGDVLFQQIMQCPEYYLTGCEMEIFTRQAAQIAHTLQQRAGNFDVVELGAGDATKSIHLLRQLLSNGVDYTYFPIDISANVINQLQINLPAALPQLRIQGLNGEYFQMLQQAAEHTSRKKVLLFMGSNIGNFTTEAARGFCQQLHQYMQPGDLLMIGFDLKKHPQVILDAYNDAAGITRAFNLNLLHRINHELNADFDVQQFMHYPTYDPGTGTCSSYLISLTTQQVHIGEDVCIDFAANEALHMEISQKYTLEEITALARQTGFTPVTHFADHKKWFVDVLWERS
- a CDS encoding DinB family protein, coding for MKDQTAVVHTLKELLLNAHAHITFADAVKDLPLALSGKIPDGLPYSIWQLVEHIRISQWDILEFSRNPQHVSPPWPAGYWPEETAPANEAAWKKSIRQIKEDVHAFVALLEAPDAALFQPFPHGSGQHLFREAVLLADHTSYHTGEIIVLRRLLHAWD
- a CDS encoding SDR family oxidoreductase; the encoded protein is MKILLTGAGGYIAQRLLPVLLENGHEVICCVRDSCRFDANKYPSYPLQVITVDFMDPASLRHIPADIDAAYYLVHPGPAAASEVAITAARHFRTRLEQTRVQHVICLSDTASDIHLIPSVAPPGVDAILAEAAFPTTILKADIIIGAGSATFHILYDWVRKSPVISGAQWLHNTCQPIALRDVIHYLLHTLSLPPVSHRQLEITGPDTFTWRQILQRLAVICQVNCPIFPLPAAWPQLAALKLAVLTAPALPHTQHLIKKMWADTVLPRTNSLATLLPLQQLSFDTAVHHALQEIFRDEVLSSWRDTKSGYTPEKGIMHYQQVPVTGCYKDIRKKRVNAPTQALKKIWEIGGSHGWYYANWLWSIRGLLDKLAGGAGKQRGRTSSTRLATGQALDFWRVVTADKANKKLLLYAEMKVPGEAWLSFEIIDQELIQTATFKPHGITGKLYWYAMLPFHAFIFPGMIRYITSEN
- a CDS encoding TonB-dependent receptor, whose product is MIRPLATITILFCCCCSVLFAQRKISGTVYDKATRQPLAGASILLFTKETSILKAQTLSDEKGHFELLNPPVGNYKFIISFLGYEANIDEITFYQKKGVFIFNNVQLARNSIKLSSIDIKVSKPLFAIRKDTIEFDVSQIKTVENASLKNLMQKIPGLTIGGDGTYYFQGKPIRDLYIDGRAAFRQTANGSADPRKIAEIFLANMVEKIQVADKKSLDGISDPGSSEKVLNIIIKKEMKKGINGTVTAGLGTNRRVTGSGNVNMLRDNKQIYLMGNANNINTNTSFAASDESQNLIGRLPGINKNINGSTSIGMDISKKTKMNFNFSREQSRAVTDDATERENILQDSSFRYNNRTRKTAESITTSGAFFLDAQPDIQNKISIGVFSSLMDRDDHSFNNYRTSGKNNDLINSGATLNTEKSTTRKLAITSQYTHAFLKQGRSLVATVNYEVTNQDGTQVNHTLNNNFQKRADTINQQIQPVEKKQLLSASLSFTEPINKYLTLNAAYKMQNAVGENNQRTYDFDYSAKAYRRFNDSLTYHFKNTMLTQSWKISLQYNQGKIQSMLGLALNTNNSDSRNYTTSKYFRQPVQYFSPNFLLLYRINHYKSLQLNYSNETTPPTITQLMPVNSVSNPLYIELGNPDLKPSVTNRASLEYSSLDIKGLNFTARLDAALSDNAVAMAIQSDKSGKQVSIPVNVDGLYSFTHTITMGTRLKKSGITLNYQFLAGTHNDISYVNSTKNTSTIYDLGQYLAASIMYKNLLEIGAVSLIKYTGTRYSLQQNIYRDFLQYTFSLNINSYLPWNINVGVSNNYYSNTGAQQHFLLTNGWISKTMLPKKNLSAKLYLYDIFKENKNITTSFAETYIETSTSNMLSQYLMFSLTYYFGKKAASK
- a CDS encoding DsbA family protein, with translation MQTPLFCDPATGVCEIPGAPIQATTVTADMQSVDKPVKLIYFTDPICSTCWGIEPQWRKLKLEYGHLLDINYHMGGLLPSWDVYQSGGISGPADVAHHWDEVSQHYQMPIDGNVWLEDPLPSSYPPSIWFKAAQRQDQHKAIIFLRRMREMLFMDKQNITRPEPVLAAAAYAGLDTTQLQQDFEQYAPSLFEADLQLGKQMGVRGFPSVFFISGAGESTLVYGAKPYAVFTTALLKMIPDAQARTYARDLGVFSYYPTLTTKEFAVLNDLTYEAAETQLNAFHAAGQLGLKTIASGHLWWLL
- a CDS encoding OmpA/MotB family protein encodes the protein MRIERLALPVALVTIFASCSAPRKLRESEARNAHLDSLYRTASGQLKKCEEDAARAAASYKDKVENLQEQQAQLKTNNSQMLEHLKELSVISGSQAESIKKSLDNIGAKDAYIKDLQSAIARKDSLNMQLVMNLKGAVGNMDDKDINIKVEKGVVYIDISDKLLFKSGSYDINERAKEVLGKVAKVLINQPDIEFMVEGHTDNVPYRPNVLLDNWDLSVKRATSVVRILQNQYNIPAARMTAAGRSEFVPVASNDSAEGRAANRRTRIVILPQLDQFFKLLEKPAN
- a CDS encoding LacI family DNA-binding transcriptional regulator gives rise to the protein MRKVVSSGQPTIKEIAKRLNISVSTVSRALHDHHSIGLRTKARVQQLAAEMNYERNQTAIYFQQGKTFTIGILLPELSEAFFSSAISGIEDTAYSNNYTVLLGQSHDDEAREKQIIQSMKQHRVDGCIVSLGKNTRNYEHFEMLQQARIPVVFFDRIPDLPNIHAVSCNLESGTIQAVDFLLKKGHRVIGMINGPEQLMASKERATGYIKALGKHRLKYDPELIVNADLTVAGTESAMQYLLSLKRKVTAIVTFNDYVAMDAVQYALKQKLEINKDITFVSYANTPVSGYTAFPPAASVEQFPYEQGQAATHMLLSLLSGERPLNDYQNNRMESRLVIHNR
- a CDS encoding SGNH/GDSL hydrolase family protein, coding for MYQKTRFLFASLTVLCFTGLSLYAQTSAPALNYHDARNFPVINQYHQEPNFNRLPASYKATVRPAVWALSMNSAGIAIRFRSNATNITARWKVMHNANMAHMTATGVKGLDLYALVNNQWQFVNSGIPEGSFNFQRTLLQDGDPGWREYLLFLPLYDGVDSLSIGIENGAEITAPQQLPLSDKQPIVYYGSSIIQGGCASRPGMAITNILTRRLQRPVINLGFSGNGMFESAVGAAICETKPALLIIDCNPNTAVELIHERAVKLVQQLRACHPTVPVLLVENYLYTGGNFHKAGKDADLQKRAELRKAFDDLIKAGVKNLHYQSGDGLIGDDLEGTIDSVHPTDIGMERFATKIQPMLQRLLKAKS
- a CDS encoding DUF1349 domain-containing protein, translated to MKKHLYLLSILLLAALHSIAAAPPDSITIPAIPHACSWINQPASFKITGANALSITAAKGSDYYNYAGGGYNIATAPILAFTPDENFVLTTRIKVDFHTQYDGGALYLFVDSLQWTKFLFEKSHAGKLIICAGVTNIFTDESNNGEAPTNEVYFRLGKSGKLCGLFYSLDGKKWEMIRMFHCEPKGQLRIGFSSQSPQGTSCTSYFSDIKYTPKAFKDFWTGE